In Massilistercora timonensis, the following are encoded in one genomic region:
- a CDS encoding HAMP domain-containing sensor histidine kinase, which produces MKLKTRLFIAFLTVILLPICLTVLMYFAFSTYQIGAIEKTYGIENTTRESLSNSMQVLSRLTERSYHKLQELIREDPDEMEEAAFLEEINEKLEEKGAYLLVRKDNTVIYIGADREEADKVIRQLPGYKAENTSSENGIYLGGDAQSLVKQIDFHFSDGEEGSAFIVADVSNMIPEVEALFWDMLLGVVLILVLTASVLMFWIYRSVKLPLKRMQVAAKNIKEGNLDFELRAQGNDELGQLCRDMEDMRRRLKDTAEEKLAYDRENKELISNISHDLKTPVTTIKGYAEGIMDGVADTPEKVDKYIRTIYNKASEMDLLINELTLYSKIDTNRIPYNFDILSVNEYFNDCAEDLSVELESKNVEFGYFNYVTPDVRVIADAEQMKRVIHNIVNNSLKYMDKDKAKINLRVKDVGDFIQVEIEDNGKGIAAKDLPNIFDRFYRTDASRNSSKGGSGIGLSIVKKIIEEHGGKIWATSREHTGTTMYFVLRKYQEVPVHE; this is translated from the coding sequence ATGAAACTGAAAACCAGACTGTTCATTGCCTTTTTGACGGTGATCCTTTTGCCTATCTGTCTGACGGTGCTGATGTATTTCGCATTTTCCACCTATCAGATCGGCGCCATCGAAAAGACATACGGAATTGAAAATACAACCAGAGAGAGCCTGTCCAACTCCATGCAGGTGCTGTCCAGGCTGACGGAGAGGTCCTACCACAAGTTGCAGGAGCTGATCCGGGAGGATCCGGACGAGATGGAGGAGGCTGCCTTCTTAGAGGAGATCAACGAGAAGCTGGAAGAAAAGGGTGCCTACCTTCTGGTGCGCAAGGACAATACGGTCATCTACATCGGCGCCGACCGGGAGGAGGCGGACAAGGTGATCCGGCAGCTCCCCGGATACAAGGCGGAGAACACCAGCTCGGAAAACGGGATCTACCTGGGTGGGGATGCCCAGTCCCTGGTGAAGCAGATTGATTTCCACTTCTCTGACGGGGAGGAGGGGAGCGCCTTTATCGTGGCGGATGTGAGCAATATGATCCCTGAGGTGGAAGCCCTGTTCTGGGATATGCTTCTGGGAGTAGTATTGATCCTGGTGCTGACCGCTTCTGTCCTGATGTTCTGGATCTACCGGAGCGTGAAGCTTCCCCTGAAACGGATGCAGGTGGCGGCCAAGAACATCAAGGAGGGGAACCTGGACTTTGAACTGCGGGCCCAGGGAAATGACGAGCTGGGTCAGCTGTGCCGGGACATGGAGGACATGCGCCGGCGGCTCAAGGATACGGCGGAGGAGAAGCTTGCCTACGACCGGGAGAACAAAGAACTGATCAGCAACATTTCCCATGATCTGAAGACTCCGGTGACCACCATCAAGGGGTACGCGGAAGGGATCATGGATGGGGTGGCGGACACCCCGGAGAAGGTGGATAAATATATCCGAACCATCTACAATAAGGCCAGCGAGATGGATCTTCTGATCAATGAGCTGACCTTGTACTCCAAGATCGACACCAACCGGATCCCTTATAATTTCGATATCCTGTCGGTGAACGAGTATTTCAACGACTGCGCGGAGGATCTGTCTGTGGAGCTGGAGTCCAAGAATGTGGAATTCGGGTATTTCAACTATGTGACCCCGGATGTGCGGGTGATCGCAGACGCGGAGCAGATGAAGCGGGTGATCCACAATATCGTCAACAATTCGCTGAAATATATGGACAAAGATAAGGCCAAGATCAATCTGCGGGTGAAGGATGTGGGAGATTTTATCCAGGTGGAGATCGAAGACAACGGCAAGGGGATCGCGGCAAAGGATCTGCCTAATATCTTCGACCGGTTCTACCGGACGGACGCTTCCCGGAATTCTTCCAAGGGAGGAAGCGGCATCGGGCTTTCCATCGTGAAGAAGATCATCGAAGAGCACGGGGGCAAGATCTGGGCGACCAGTCGGGAGCATACGGGGACGACCATGTATTTCGTCCTTAGAAAATATCAGGAGGTACCGGTTCATGAGTAA
- a CDS encoding response regulator transcription factor, whose translation MSKILIVEDEESIADLEKDYLELSGFAVEVANDGETGLKKALEEEYDLYILDLMLPGIDGFDICRQIRDVKNTPIILVSAKKDDIDKIRGLGLGADDYMTKPFSPSELVARVKAHMARYDRLTESAAPKNKVIEIRGLRIDTTARRVWVNGQEKNFTTKEFDLLTFLASHPNHVYTKEELFREIWDMESIGDIATVTVHIKKIREKIEVDTSNPQYIETIWGVGYRFKV comes from the coding sequence ATGAGTAAAATATTGATCGTGGAAGACGAAGAGAGCATTGCGGATCTGGAAAAGGATTATCTGGAACTGAGCGGGTTTGCCGTAGAAGTGGCAAATGACGGAGAGACAGGGCTTAAGAAGGCGCTGGAGGAGGAGTACGATCTCTATATCCTGGACCTTATGCTCCCGGGGATCGACGGGTTCGACATTTGCCGGCAGATCCGGGATGTGAAGAATACCCCCATCATCCTGGTATCGGCCAAAAAGGACGACATTGACAAGATCCGGGGACTGGGCCTGGGAGCGGACGACTATATGACCAAGCCTTTCAGCCCCAGCGAGCTGGTGGCCCGGGTGAAGGCTCACATGGCCAGGTACGACCGGCTGACAGAGAGCGCGGCGCCCAAGAATAAGGTGATCGAGATCCGGGGGCTCAGGATCGACACCACGGCCCGCAGGGTGTGGGTCAACGGGCAGGAGAAGAATTTCACCACCAAGGAATTTGACCTGCTGACTTTTCTTGCAAGCCACCCCAATCATGTGTATACTAAAGAAGAATTGTTCCGGGAGATCTGGGATATGGAATCCATCGGGGATATCGCCACGGTGACGGTCCATATCAAGAAGATCCGTGAGAAGATCGAGGTGGATACCTCCAATCCTCAGTACATTGAGACCATCTGGGGCGTGGGATACCGGTTCAAAGTCTAG
- a CDS encoding potassium transporter TrkG, with amino-acid sequence MRNRRRSVRWNTMRILAAGFLGVIFLGGVLLWLPVSNQQPIAFMDALFTSTTAVCVTGLITITPATQFTLFGKIVLMLLIQIGGLGVVACMASFFFLLRKRITVKERIVIQETYNMDRLGGIVGLVKKVIIGTFVVEGAGALFYAFQFVPEYGLIKGLGYSIFHAISAFCNAGIDILGTTSLSVYSANPLVNLTTMALIVLGGLGFVVWFDVLHMIRLTLKRRQSPVNGVVGLNLHTKLVLVMTAVLIFGGAVLIFLMEQGNPETMKGMSAGEKALSALFQSVTTRTAGFFTIPQGTLYDETKLLCSILMFIGGSPAGTAGGIKTTTMAMLILACLTTVRGGKNIECFGRKITFENFRTGFAVAMLAMGIFLGGTMLIAVIEADSVSLIDIVYETTSAIATVGLTADLTPHLERASQVILMILMYTGRIGPVTLALVFAGKANPKTRLRELPGERVMVG; translated from the coding sequence ATGAGAAACAGACGCAGAAGCGTCCGGTGGAATACCATGCGGATCCTGGCCGCCGGGTTCCTGGGAGTGATCTTCCTGGGCGGCGTGCTTTTGTGGCTGCCAGTGAGCAACCAGCAGCCCATCGCGTTCATGGACGCTCTGTTTACATCAACCACTGCGGTGTGTGTGACCGGGCTTATCACCATCACACCGGCGACGCAGTTTACCCTGTTCGGGAAGATCGTCCTGATGCTGCTGATCCAGATCGGCGGTCTGGGCGTGGTGGCCTGTATGGCTTCCTTTTTCTTCCTGCTCAGGAAGCGGATCACTGTCAAAGAACGGATCGTGATCCAGGAGACTTACAATATGGATCGGCTGGGCGGGATCGTAGGCCTGGTGAAGAAAGTTATCATCGGCACCTTCGTGGTGGAAGGGGCCGGCGCTTTGTTCTACGCCTTCCAGTTTGTTCCGGAATATGGACTGATCAAAGGGCTGGGGTACTCCATCTTTCACGCCATCTCCGCGTTCTGCAACGCCGGGATCGACATCCTTGGGACCACCAGCCTGTCTGTGTATTCGGCCAACCCGCTTGTGAATCTTACCACCATGGCGCTGATCGTGCTGGGAGGCCTGGGATTCGTGGTGTGGTTTGACGTGCTCCATATGATCCGCCTGACTTTAAAACGTCGGCAGTCGCCGGTGAACGGCGTGGTGGGACTTAACCTGCACACCAAGCTGGTGCTGGTGATGACGGCGGTGCTGATCTTTGGCGGCGCGGTGCTGATCTTCTTGATGGAGCAGGGGAATCCGGAGACTATGAAGGGCATGTCCGCAGGGGAGAAGGCCCTTTCGGCACTTTTCCAGTCGGTGACCACCAGGACGGCAGGATTCTTCACCATCCCACAGGGAACGCTCTATGATGAGACCAAGCTTCTGTGCAGTATCCTGATGTTCATCGGAGGCTCCCCGGCAGGAACTGCCGGCGGTATTAAGACCACTACCATGGCCATGCTGATCCTGGCCTGTCTGACGACGGTGCGGGGAGGAAAGAATATCGAGTGTTTTGGCCGGAAGATCACCTTTGAGAACTTCCGGACAGGGTTCGCGGTGGCCATGCTGGCTATGGGCATTTTCCTGGGAGGGACTATGCTGATCGCGGTGATCGAAGCGGACAGTGTATCTCTGATAGATATTGTTTATGAGACGACCTCAGCCATTGCCACAGTAGGGTTGACGGCGGATCTGACGCCCCATCTGGAGCGGGCGAGCCAGGTGATCCTGATGATCCTGATGTATACAGGCCGGATCGGTCCGGTTACCCTGGCGCTGGTGTTCGCAGGCAAGGCAAATCCCAAGACCCGGTTGAGAGAGCTGCCGGGAGAGAGAGTTATGGTAGGTTAA
- a CDS encoding TrkA family potassium uptake protein, whose protein sequence is MKKQYAVFGLGSFGESAAITLQGLGCDVIAVDNHMERIEEISKYVSYAMKADIEDPEVIRSLGTRNLDGVIVAIADNMEASIMATLVSKDEGVPYVLAKAKNELHATVLRKIGADSVIFPEKEAGSQVAKSIVSSSFADWVALSPEYSVMEMVLPETWIGKSLEELNVRRNHGVNVIGLREGDDVDVTPDPKKPLKRDMILILIGANADLKKFAKYEKNE, encoded by the coding sequence ATGAAGAAACAGTATGCAGTATTTGGATTAGGAAGTTTTGGAGAGAGCGCGGCCATCACCCTGCAGGGACTGGGCTGCGACGTGATCGCGGTGGACAACCATATGGAGCGGATCGAGGAGATCTCGAAATACGTCTCCTACGCCATGAAGGCGGATATTGAGGACCCGGAAGTGATCCGGTCCCTGGGAACCCGGAACCTGGACGGGGTGATCGTGGCCATCGCCGACAACATGGAGGCCAGCATTATGGCCACGCTGGTGTCCAAGGACGAGGGAGTGCCCTATGTGCTGGCCAAGGCCAAGAACGAGCTCCATGCCACCGTACTTAGGAAGATCGGGGCGGATTCCGTCATTTTCCCGGAGAAGGAGGCAGGAAGCCAGGTGGCAAAAAGCATTGTGTCCTCCAGTTTTGCGGACTGGGTGGCCCTTTCCCCGGAATACAGCGTGATGGAGATGGTGCTGCCGGAGACCTGGATCGGCAAATCTCTGGAGGAGCTGAATGTGCGCAGGAACCACGGGGTCAATGTGATCGGTTTAAGAGAAGGGGACGACGTGGATGTGACGCCGGATCCAAAGAAGCCTTTGAAGCGGGATATGATCCTGATCCTCATCGGGGCCAATGCAGATCTTAAAAAATTTGCCAAGTATGAGAAAAATGAGTAG
- the rlmB gene encoding 23S rRNA (guanosine(2251)-2'-O)-methyltransferase RlmB — translation MRKMSRPVITSTANGKVKRLVNLVKKRKVRDQEGVFVTEGPRMFEEAPRERVREVYFSESFLGKAPEIWGKVKSFGIPAEILSDHVFSHVSDTQTPQGVLAVVDRKEAALEQILSEEDPLLLVLDGLQDPGNLGTILRTGEGAGVTGIILGGDCVDLYNPKTIRSTMGSVYRMPVCRCRDLTEALAEMKKKGILTYAAHLEGKNSYDQEDYRKPCAFLIGNEGNGLRREVAEAADRWIRIPMKGQVESLNAAVAATVLMFEASRQRR, via the coding sequence ATGAGAAAAATGAGTAGGCCGGTGATCACCAGCACGGCCAACGGGAAAGTCAAACGGCTTGTGAATCTGGTAAAGAAGCGAAAGGTAAGAGACCAGGAAGGGGTCTTTGTGACAGAGGGGCCCCGGATGTTTGAAGAGGCGCCCAGGGAGCGGGTGCGGGAAGTGTATTTCTCGGAATCCTTCCTTGGGAAAGCGCCGGAGATCTGGGGAAAGGTAAAAAGCTTTGGGATCCCGGCAGAGATCCTCTCAGATCATGTGTTTTCCCATGTGTCCGACACCCAGACGCCCCAGGGGGTGCTGGCGGTGGTGGATAGAAAAGAGGCAGCTCTGGAGCAGATCCTCTCAGAGGAGGATCCGCTTCTCCTTGTGCTGGACGGCCTGCAGGACCCGGGCAACCTGGGCACCATCCTGCGGACCGGAGAGGGGGCGGGAGTGACCGGGATCATCCTGGGAGGAGATTGCGTGGACCTCTATAATCCCAAGACCATCCGCTCCACCATGGGATCGGTCTACCGGATGCCTGTCTGCCGCTGCAGGGATCTTACGGAAGCCCTGGCGGAAATGAAGAAAAAAGGGATCCTCACGTATGCGGCCCACCTGGAGGGGAAGAATAGCTATGACCAGGAGGATTACCGGAAGCCCTGCGCCTTCCTTATCGGAAATGAAGGAAACGGGCTTCGCCGGGAAGTGGCAGAGGCGGCGGACCGGTGGATCCGGATCCCCATGAAGGGGCAGGTAGAGTCCCTGAACGCGGCGGTGGCGGCCACGGTCCTGATGTTCGAGGCCAGCCGGCAGCGGCGCTGA
- a CDS encoding NfeD family protein, translated as MQTVYWLVIFIVLLIIEIITMGLTTIWFALGALAAFLAGVFGFGTAVQVGVFLVVSIILLILTRPVAVKYFNKDRTKTNAESLIGQHGLVLEEVDTLKSTGRVEVNGQEWSAKTDEPDGYIGKNTVVVIDGIQGVKLIVREKEEKK; from the coding sequence ATGCAGACGGTATACTGGCTGGTAATTTTCATAGTATTGCTGATCATTGAGATCATAACCATGGGCCTGACCACGATCTGGTTTGCCCTGGGCGCGCTGGCTGCGTTCCTTGCCGGGGTCTTCGGATTCGGCACGGCGGTGCAGGTGGGCGTTTTCCTTGTGGTTTCCATTATTCTGCTGATCCTGACAAGGCCTGTCGCGGTGAAGTATTTTAACAAGGATCGGACAAAGACCAACGCAGAGAGCCTGATCGGCCAGCACGGGCTGGTGCTGGAAGAGGTGGACACCCTGAAGTCCACCGGGCGCGTGGAAGTCAACGGCCAGGAGTGGTCGGCAAAGACAGATGAGCCGGACGGCTACATCGGGAAGAACACCGTGGTGGTCATCGACGGGATCCAGGGTGTAAAACTGATCGTAAGAGAGAAGGAGGAGAAAAAATGA
- a CDS encoding stomatin-like protein codes for MILSILGIIILAIIILILISCVKFVRQAQAMVVERLGAYQATWGTGVHFKWPIIDRVARRVDLKEQVVDFAPQPVITKDNVTMRIDTVVFYQITDPKMFCYGVANPIMAIENLTATTLRNIIGDLELDQTLTSRETINTQMRAALDVATDPWGIKVNRVELKNIIPPAAIQDAMEKQMKAERERREAILRAEGEKKSTILVAEGNKESTVLDAEAEKQAAILRAEAQKEAMIREAEGQAEAILKVQQANADGIRFLKEAGADEAVLTMKSLDAFAKAADGKATKIIIPSEIQNIAGLVKSVVEIGSSDEKSEGQQQ; via the coding sequence ATGATCCTGAGTATTCTTGGTATTATTATTTTGGCTATTATCATACTGATACTGATCTCCTGTGTAAAGTTTGTACGTCAGGCGCAGGCGATGGTGGTAGAGAGACTGGGCGCCTACCAGGCAACCTGGGGCACCGGAGTGCATTTCAAATGGCCCATCATCGACCGGGTGGCCAGAAGAGTGGATCTGAAGGAGCAGGTAGTGGATTTTGCTCCCCAGCCGGTGATCACGAAAGATAACGTTACCATGCGGATTGACACGGTAGTGTTCTACCAGATCACCGATCCCAAGATGTTCTGCTACGGAGTGGCCAATCCTATCATGGCCATCGAGAACCTGACGGCCACCACCCTTCGTAATATCATCGGAGACCTGGAACTTGACCAGACCCTGACTTCCAGAGAGACCATCAACACCCAGATGCGGGCGGCCCTTGACGTGGCTACCGATCCCTGGGGGATCAAGGTAAACCGGGTAGAGCTTAAGAATATCATTCCGCCGGCGGCCATCCAGGACGCCATGGAGAAGCAGATGAAGGCAGAGCGGGAACGCCGGGAAGCCATCCTGCGGGCAGAGGGCGAGAAGAAGTCCACCATCCTTGTGGCGGAAGGAAATAAAGAGTCCACCGTACTTGACGCGGAAGCGGAGAAGCAGGCAGCCATCCTGCGGGCGGAGGCCCAGAAGGAAGCCATGATCCGTGAGGCGGAAGGTCAGGCGGAGGCGATCCTGAAGGTACAGCAGGCCAATGCGGATGGTATCCGGTTCCTGAAGGAAGCGGGCGCTGACGAGGCGGTGCTGACCATGAAGAGCCTGGATGCATTTGCCAAAGCGGCGGACGGCAAAGCCACCAAGATCATCATTCCTTCTGAGATCCAGAATATCGCCGGACTGGTGAAGTCGGTGGTGGAGATCGGAAGCAGCGATGAGAAGAGCGAAGGGCAGCAGCAGTAG
- the argF gene encoding ornithine carbamoyltransferase: MNLKGRSFLTLKDFTPEEILYLLDLAADLKAKKKQGITGNSLKGKNIALIFEKPSTRTRCAFTVGAADEGGNPTYLAGNEIQLGHKESIEDTARVLGRMFDGIEFRGFKQEHVEALARYSGVPVWNGLTDEYHPTQILADLLTMREHFGYLKGLKFVYLGDGRNNMANSLMIGCSKVGVDFAIVAPEALWPTKELIALCQGYAKESGSSITVTDDVNGVEGADVLYTDVWASMGEEDKAAERIAMLKPYQINQELMERTGKDTTIFMHCLPAVKGNEVTEDVFESKASVVFDEAENRLHTIKAVMVATLGETE; the protein is encoded by the coding sequence ATGAATTTAAAAGGAAGAAGTTTTCTGACACTGAAAGATTTTACCCCGGAGGAGATCCTGTATCTCCTGGATCTGGCTGCGGACCTGAAAGCAAAGAAGAAGCAGGGGATCACAGGAAACAGCCTGAAGGGAAAGAATATCGCGCTGATCTTTGAGAAACCTTCCACCAGGACCCGCTGCGCGTTTACCGTGGGCGCGGCGGACGAGGGGGGCAATCCCACTTACCTTGCGGGAAATGAGATTCAGCTGGGTCATAAGGAAAGTATTGAGGATACGGCCCGGGTGCTGGGACGGATGTTCGACGGTATTGAATTCCGCGGATTTAAGCAGGAGCATGTGGAGGCCCTGGCCAGATACAGCGGTGTTCCGGTGTGGAACGGCCTGACGGACGAGTATCATCCTACCCAGATCCTGGCGGATCTTCTCACCATGCGGGAGCATTTCGGATATCTGAAGGGGCTGAAGTTCGTCTACCTGGGAGATGGCCGCAACAATATGGCCAACAGCCTGATGATCGGCTGTTCCAAGGTGGGCGTAGATTTCGCCATTGTGGCGCCGGAGGCGCTGTGGCCTACGAAAGAGCTGATCGCGCTGTGTCAGGGATATGCCAAAGAGTCCGGATCTTCCATTACCGTGACTGACGACGTAAATGGAGTAGAGGGCGCGGATGTGCTTTACACCGATGTGTGGGCTTCCATGGGAGAGGAAGACAAGGCGGCAGAGCGGATCGCCATGCTGAAGCCCTATCAGATCAACCAGGAGCTGATGGAGCGGACTGGCAAGGATACCACCATCTTCATGCACTGTCTGCCGGCGGTGAAGGGCAATGAAGTAACAGAGGATGTGTTTGAGAGCAAGGCCAGCGTGGTATTCGACGAGGCGGAGAACCGGCTCCATACCATCAAGGCTGTGATGGTAGCCACACTGGGGGAGACCGAGTAG
- a CDS encoding biotin--[acetyl-CoA-carboxylase] ligase, whose protein sequence is MKTEILRLLRESEGFLSGQQLCSRFQVSRAAVWKVMEQLKDEGYEIQAVRNKGYRLVGSPDVLSREELESRIGTRWAGHHVVYFPQTDSTNLQAKAAGEAGSPHGSLFVTDRQSAGRGRRGRAWESPGGENIYMTLLLRPEFPPERASMLTLVMALAAAEGIETVCGREVGIKWPNDLVLKGKKICGILTEMSAEVDYIHYVVIGVGINVNQETFPEEIRETATSLRLETGKKVIRGELITEILKRFEENYEIFAGTRDLSGLQEAYSRRLVNRDREVKVLDPAGAYEAHALGIDERGELIVRTREGETRKVFAGEVSVRGIYGYV, encoded by the coding sequence ATGAAGACAGAGATCCTGCGTCTGCTGCGGGAGAGCGAAGGATTCCTCTCCGGGCAGCAGCTGTGCAGCCGGTTTCAGGTGTCAAGGGCGGCTGTGTGGAAAGTAATGGAACAGTTGAAGGACGAAGGATATGAGATCCAGGCAGTCCGCAACAAGGGCTACCGGCTTGTGGGATCGCCGGATGTGCTCTCCCGGGAGGAGCTGGAGAGCCGGATCGGCACCCGGTGGGCCGGACACCATGTGGTATATTTTCCCCAGACCGATTCCACCAATCTGCAGGCAAAAGCTGCCGGGGAGGCGGGAAGCCCCCACGGGAGCCTTTTTGTGACAGACCGGCAGAGCGCGGGACGGGGCCGCAGGGGAAGAGCCTGGGAGTCGCCGGGGGGAGAGAATATCTACATGACGCTGCTGCTGCGGCCGGAGTTCCCGCCGGAGCGGGCCTCCATGCTGACGCTGGTGATGGCCCTTGCCGCCGCGGAGGGGATTGAAACTGTCTGCGGCAGGGAAGTGGGGATCAAATGGCCCAACGACCTGGTGCTGAAAGGGAAGAAGATCTGCGGGATCCTGACGGAGATGAGCGCGGAGGTGGATTACATCCACTATGTGGTGATCGGCGTGGGGATCAACGTGAATCAGGAGACATTTCCGGAGGAGATCCGGGAGACGGCCACTTCCTTAAGATTGGAGACCGGGAAGAAGGTCATCCGGGGAGAGCTGATCACGGAGATCCTGAAGCGTTTTGAAGAGAATTATGAGATCTTTGCCGGGACCAGGGATCTGTCTGGCCTGCAGGAGGCTTACAGCAGAAGGCTTGTCAACCGGGACCGGGAGGTGAAGGTGCTGGACCCTGCAGGAGCCTATGAGGCCCATGCCCTGGGGATCGACGAGAGAGGCGAACTGATCGTCAGGACCCGGGAAGGTGAGACGAGGAAGGTTTTTGCCGGGGAAGTATCAGTCCGCGGCATTTACGGATATGTATAG
- a CDS encoding DUF6145 family protein produces MYEDKVVLCGANSYEEKYYLNPDFAQLPDNIKDELKIMCVLYVHDVGGILTLVYEENGELCFEVTSQEGDPMFDDIGSALKIKQIQKEKQELLQALQLYYRVFFLGEEIE; encoded by the coding sequence ATGTACGAAGATAAAGTAGTGTTGTGCGGGGCGAACTCCTACGAGGAGAAATATTATCTGAATCCGGATTTTGCCCAGCTTCCGGACAATATCAAGGATGAACTGAAGATCATGTGCGTGCTCTACGTCCACGATGTGGGCGGGATCCTGACGCTGGTGTACGAGGAGAACGGGGAACTGTGCTTCGAGGTGACCAGCCAGGAGGGGGATCCCATGTTCGACGACATCGGGAGCGCACTGAAGATCAAGCAGATCCAGAAGGAGAAGCAGGAACTTCTCCAGGCGCTGCAGTTATATTACCGGGTATTTTTCCTGGGAGAGGAGATTGAATAA
- a CDS encoding type III pantothenate kinase, with the protein MLLVIDVGNTNITLGIFRGEELLGTFRMTTKLPRTSDEYGITLRELVERHGISSTEINAVIVASVVPDVMHSLGSAIIKYFGIKPMVVSAGIKTGISIQMENPRQVGSDRIVDAVAAYTLHGGPVIVIDFGTATTYDLVGPGGTFEAAVTAPGIRTSAQAMWGQAAMLPAIEIRTPESILAKDTVSGMQAGLVFGQVGQTEYIVQKIREASGYTDAKVIASGGLGKMIAKETKVIDVYDSQLTLKGLRIIYEKNKR; encoded by the coding sequence ATGCTGTTAGTCATTGATGTGGGAAACACCAATATTACACTGGGGATCTTCCGGGGAGAGGAGCTTCTTGGCACATTTCGGATGACCACCAAGCTGCCGCGGACTTCCGATGAATACGGGATCACCCTGCGGGAGCTGGTAGAGCGCCACGGGATCTCCAGCACGGAGATCAACGCGGTGATCGTGGCTTCCGTTGTACCGGATGTGATGCATTCTCTGGGAAGCGCCATCATCAAATACTTTGGGATCAAGCCCATGGTAGTGTCCGCCGGGATCAAGACAGGGATCAGCATCCAGATGGAGAACCCAAGACAGGTGGGATCCGACCGGATCGTGGATGCGGTGGCGGCTTATACCCTCCATGGCGGGCCGGTGATCGTCATCGACTTTGGAACCGCCACTACCTATGACCTGGTGGGACCGGGGGGCACCTTCGAGGCGGCTGTGACCGCGCCGGGGATCCGCACCTCCGCTCAGGCCATGTGGGGCCAGGCAGCCATGCTTCCGGCCATCGAGATCCGCACGCCGGAATCCATCCTGGCTAAAGATACCGTCTCCGGCATGCAGGCCGGTCTGGTGTTCGGTCAGGTGGGACAGACCGAGTACATCGTCCAGAAGATCCGGGAGGCCTCCGGATACACGGACGCCAAAGTTATCGCCAGCGGCGGACTGGGGAAGATGATCGCCAAAGAGACGAAGGTCATCGATGTGTACGATTCCCAGCTGACGCTGAAAGGACTGCGGATTATTTACGAGAAGAATAAACGTTAA
- the dusB gene encoding tRNA dihydrouridine synthase DusB, producing the protein MNIGNVKLDNPYILAPMAGVTDLPFRLLCKEQGAGLLCMEMISAKALIYGNRNTKQLLEIHPEEYPVSLQLFGSDPEIMSEAARRIEDRPFQILDINMGCPVPKVVKNGEGSALMNDPGLVRRIVEKVSRAIQKPVTVKIRKGFDDQHVNAVEIARIAEDAGASAVAVHGRTREQYYSGKADWDIIRQVKEAVSIPVIGNGDVVSGASALAMMEETGCDGVMIGRGAQGNPWIFSDLLEYERTGKLRPRPGADEIREIMLRHARLQIRYKGEYLGIREMRKHVSWYTKGLPGSARLREAINQVESYEELEQLLSEKIR; encoded by the coding sequence ATGAACATCGGGAATGTGAAACTGGATAACCCGTACATCCTGGCGCCCATGGCCGGGGTGACGGATCTGCCGTTCCGGCTCCTGTGCAAGGAGCAGGGAGCGGGTCTTTTATGTATGGAGATGATCAGTGCGAAGGCGTTGATCTATGGAAATAGAAATACAAAGCAGCTGCTGGAGATCCACCCGGAGGAGTACCCGGTTTCCCTGCAGTTGTTTGGCTCGGATCCGGAGATCATGAGCGAGGCGGCCAGAAGAATCGAAGACCGTCCTTTCCAGATCCTGGACATTAATATGGGGTGTCCGGTGCCCAAGGTAGTGAAGAATGGGGAGGGTTCCGCGCTTATGAATGATCCGGGGCTGGTCCGCAGGATCGTGGAAAAGGTCTCCCGGGCGATCCAAAAGCCGGTGACGGTGAAGATCCGGAAAGGCTTTGACGACCAGCATGTGAATGCGGTGGAGATCGCCAGGATCGCGGAGGACGCGGGAGCGTCGGCGGTAGCGGTCCACGGGCGTACCCGGGAGCAGTATTACTCCGGGAAGGCGGATTGGGACATCATTCGCCAGGTGAAAGAGGCGGTGTCCATCCCGGTGATCGGAAACGGCGACGTGGTCTCCGGGGCGTCGGCCCTTGCCATGATGGAAGAGACCGGCTGCGACGGGGTGATGATCGGGCGGGGCGCTCAGGGGAACCCCTGGATCTTCTCCGATCTTCTGGAATATGAGCGCACCGGGAAGCTGCGGCCGCGACCCGGGGCGGATGAGATCCGGGAAATAATGCTGCGCCACGCCCGCCTGCAGATCCGGTACAAAGGGGAATATCTAGGGATCCGGGAAATGCGCAAGCATGTGTCCTGGTATACCAAAGGCCTGCCAGGTTCCGCCAGGCTCAGAGAGGCCATCAACCAGGTGGAATCCTATGAGGAACTGGAACAGCTTCTGTCCGAAAAAATCCGGTAA